In the Neodiprion virginianus isolate iyNeoVirg1 chromosome 2, iyNeoVirg1.1, whole genome shotgun sequence genome, AGAACTCAAACTATACTTACAAACTGCAAAAACAACTATCGCATACAATATATTTCGCTTTCTGGAGCttaaagtaataaatattgcATTTCAGTTTTCTTATATTATTCTTGTCTTTCACTATGATGCTATTTGGtaatttgttgaattattatGTAATGACACCCGAGGACTTGTGCTAGAATGAAGGCATATTAAATAAACTGTGaatgtattgaaataaaaattttgaagctTTGAATTGGTCATTTTTCTACCCCTTCATTCAAAATCTCGGCACGAAATTGATgttttttggcagtaacttttgatccgctgtTCGTAAACTACTCAAACTGCAACTAATCGATTCCTCtcacaaaattacgtcgatatagtgaATCAAAAAGTTCAAtccagaattttttaaaatcatcaaaattttctccaaataTCCAAAGAGGTTAATGTATACGAATAGGAAACAATTCGAGTTTTCAGTTGTCAACAATAATTTGTCATCGAGAAGGAGCTTTTCAGTGTCAGGAagtagtttgaaattttaaacctctctgaaactaaaaataaaactgattaTAAAGCATTACGTTCTTAGGCCTCTTTGTTGGTACGAAAGAGTAAAtggttcaattattatttcaatttcaatttccgaaTAAAAATTCCTTATGTAGAActtcaaaatttattgaaacctGTAAATGTGTTCTAACATGTACTAAAGGCTGCATCGGTTCTCACGTTTCCTGAATTCCCACGTTGCTGTGACTGATTATCGCGTTTGTACCGTATCAAAATGAATGATCAACGATTAATTGTGTACAATATTATTTGCATGCAGCATGACATCCTGAATCGTTATGCAGGGACGAAAAAGCTAGACTTATTCCACAGTTTTCAGCAGTTTTCAACAATTTGGATTACGGGAAGAACTTGCGTGTAGATGTCAAGAATTCAggagaagagaagaataaaagataaagaataattatcgaaaaaagGTTTCGAAAATGCGTTCTTCATTAGTCTTGAGAAAATACAATCCGTTCATGAAAATAGAACGGCTGTTTGAGTTAAGCTATGCATTCATAGGTTTTATAAATTTGCGTGCATCCCTGGAAATTAATTGTTACGTTATCCGAAAGCGATATCAAACGCGTGAATCTCTGTCATCCAGTGGTATAAATACATCACAGTTTTGAGCTGTTTTTTATGGATACGTTGCTTTCTCTCACGATGTTGGTTTCTGGCATCCTGCTTCTCGTTGCCTTCTACGGCTCGACTCCAGGTGAAGCTGGTGACGTGAGTAATCGAATCCAAGATTAGTTTTCTCcgaataattcattttaagcctgaaaattgaatttgatagCAAAAACAGTGTCGAGATTGACAAGATGGGGTTTCTGCTCATGCAGTCAGTCGGATAGAATTTCGCTCGAATAATTTCGTAATTcacgtgaaatatttataatcataATTGTTCACTCTTCCAGCCGACGCTGCGCGTGAATCTACTGACTGTAGATGTCGTCCAAAGCAAATCCGAATTCATAGACACGTGGGCGGCGACTTTGACCAAAACGAAGCCAGTGAATAAACTTGGGCTAGTAGCTCCGATCTCGAAAACCTTCCCCGAAGACATGATGGTGAGTATTTTACCGGTTTTGCAGTTCCGAAAATGGGCCGAGTACGAAAATATGACGGACAGATTTGTCAAAACTCTCGATATTCAAATCCAGAAATAGAATTCTTggtggacatttttttaactacGTTTTAACACTTATCTACAACACTCACGTCAGACGGAAAATTTATGAACTTTGATGAGATAAGGTTGTATTTTGACCATTTTCACGTCATTTGACTAATTTTGGAGCTTCGGTAGACGattataccgggacaatctttgaaacttgaaaatcaactgagCATGCGCGTTTTATTggctgttcgtgcaggctggccatcccgagtttcagctgtcaagttgtttctgccggcgacgtagttgatacgaattttcgaggttagaatctcaaataattgaggtggtgactcggaaaggtttgtgaagcatttgttattgagtcggaaagttgattcgtcaaagaacggtcggaatttaatgcttatgctctgtgaaaattcaaacgtacacattttgtgtacgttggcccTCTGCATCGCAGttaaaaatatcgctgcgggaagatttcgccgaccaatgagattgaattatttggcgcatgcgcagctgattttcaagttacaagagattgtcccggtatagaATGTATTGATATTTTTAGAGTTGCGATTATGAAATCAAAGTTGTAAGGTAttactttttacatttttcagttATCTGCGGATATTAGTTTGGACGGTACTTCTGTAATGGCTATTGACAGTAGTTTGTGTGAATCGATTAAAGATGAAGTTATCGCCAAGGGTTTTTTGGCTGCCGGAAACCCTTTTCCCGCCAATTGCCCATTCACAAAGGTGAGAACGATTTAACCCACACGTCGCGAAATATCGTATAAGCATTCCAGCAGAGTAATTTTGCAAGGCTGATATATTCCAGGCAAATCG is a window encoding:
- the LOC124297854 gene encoding uncharacterized protein LOC124297854; this encodes MDTLLSLTMLVSGILLLVAFYGSTPGEAGDPTLRVNLLTVDVVQSKSEFIDTWAATLTKTKPVNKLGLVAPISKTFPEDMMLSADISLDGTSVMAIDSSLCESIKDEVIAKGFLAAGNPFPANCPFTKGNHRIVDYVVDTDRLPTVPDGKLECNVTLHMPDKDPFISIIITGIISHEVPGMG